The stretch of DNA TTCATCTTCTCGGGATAAGGGCCCTCTGCATCCAGGGCCAGGCTGCACTGGAGGGCTACTCTGCATCCAGGGCCAGGCTGCACTGGAGGGCTACTCTGCATCCAGGGCCAGGCTGCACTGGAGGGCTACTCTGCATCCAGGGCCAGGCTGCACTGGAGGGCTACTCTGCATCCAGGGCCAGGCTGCACTGGAGGGCTACTCTGCATCCAGGGCCAGGCTGCACTGGAGGGCTACTCTGCATCCAGGGCCAGGCTGCACTGGAGGGCTACTCTGCATCCAGGGCCAGGCTGCACTGGAGGGCTACTCTGCATCCAGGGCCAGGCTGCACTGGAGGGCTACTCTGCATCCAGGGCCAGGCTGCACTGGAGTGCTACTCTGCATCCAGGGCCAGGCTGCACTGGAGGGCTACTCTGCATCCAGGGCCAGGCTGCACTGGAGTGCTACTCTGCATCCAGGGCCAGGCTGCACTGGAGGGCTACTCTGCATCCAGGGCCAGGCTGCACTGGAGGGCTACTCTGCATCCAGGGCCAGGCTGCACTGGAGGGCTACTCTGCATCCAGGGCCAGGCTGCACTGGAGGGCTACTCTGCATCCAGGGCCAGGCTGCACTGGAGGGCTACTCTGCATCCAGGGCCAGGCTGCACTGGAGGGCTACTCTGCATCCAGGGCCTCCAGAGACCCTCCTGACAGCCCAGCACAtgccaccccaacacacatctTCAACTTCTCCTAGCTTCCCCCACAATCCTCTGCCCTGGACACAACAAGTTCATGCCGGGACAGCTCAAAGTGgggacacactcactcactcacccccacAGTCATTGTTGCTCATCCGCACTCACCCATGAGTCCAGTTACCTGAGAAATGTATGTGCATTCTTTAACACAGCATCGCACAACACATGCAGATGTACACAGGCTGACAGCAACAGACTCAGACATTTtagccccccacccacccaatcacccacccacccacacatacacccaaccacgcacttactcacacacacacacacacacacacacacacacacacacacacacacacacacccacacacacgcctacacacatCATTCTCTGTCTTTATGTCCTGCTTTAACCCTCCCAGAGCACGAGCAACTCAGTAGGAAACAAATGGAGGATGTAGATAAATCGGTTGTCATGGACACATTTCCTCTGGCCTCAGGCTCTGCTGCAACCCTGAGCTGGACCCACGTGATCGTGGGGGGTCCTAGGCCCCGTCCATTCCCCCCTGACCCAGCCAATAGAAGGCCACGACTCTGCAGTGGTCTAAAAGGCAGGATGTCCTGGAAACGTCTCAGAGGGAAGGGTTAGCAAGGCTGCCATGTTGAACAGAGACACCGCAATAACCGACCACGAGATCACATACTTAAATTTAGCCAATTGCAGTTTAGGGATTAGCCTTTTATACAGTGTATCGGGGGCCAATTGTAAAACAGTATAGCATGAGTTTTGATGTCTTATATCATATTACAAGTCCTAGCGTAGCCTATTGTGCAGGGTGATGTTGCATGTAGGGAGTTGAAATACAGTAGAGGACGAGGTGCGttgaaaataatttattttgacATTCTTGAATTTCCGTCGGGATTAATGAAGTACACAGAATGTAATCGTTATCATTTAATATCATCCGCATAGTGTGGGCTATAGGCTACTGAAGAATAACAGTCAACATAGCAAACATAAGCATCACACACATTCTGCTGATTAGCATGGCTGGTGTATGTTCTACATTGAAAGATGGGTTTCCAGCCGTTTTGAGCgtgcaattaaaaaaaaacaatggatGACAGTAGGTGTCGCCCTTGCAATGAATGAAAGACGTGTTGTGTGGCGTtcgcacgcccacacacacactcacacacacgcgcagacaCGCACtcatgcacacgcaaacaccaacacactgaACCGGTCTGTAGCCCATCAAAGCGGTTCCTAAATGCTAAGGTGTATTCCAAGTGTGTTAgtcatcttttttttcagcGTTTGACTCATCTTACATGCGTTCCATTCGAgatagtttttttcttctatatCCCGTTGactcacacatgcataaacagaaaaacacacatgtgAGCGATTTTCGTGGATGAAAAGGATGTACAGCAGggcaaatacattttctttagaTTGTGTGGGCCAGCTTTTAAACCAGACAAGTGAACATCCCTGTCATTAGTGGAAGTGGTGGGCTGGAGAAGAATGTGACTGACTGGAGATAGTTTGTTTGTCTCTATGTCTCCTTACTGAGGAATACTGAGAGCAAAATTGGTACATATGACAGCGTTTTCCATGACTTGAATGTTAGCCTATATGGTAGTTTTGGTAGGCAGAGCAGCTATGAGCCAAACCCTAATATTTCTCTCTGGCAACTTGCCTAATCCAACAATCCCCACGTTCGTTCGATCCATTTAGTTTCAACGGTAGCCTATAAACAGTCCCGCTACCTCTGCAGTGGAGTAGATGCCTAATAAACCGTTGTTTTGTGTGTATCAGTATTTATTCTAATGAACGTTCGGGTTAATGATGTTACTTATTATGTTAATGATCTCAATAATCATTATTTCATTTCAATATTTCTATTTTGACGGTAGTTAATACATCCGGCGTATACACATGGTGGGAGTTAAGAACATAACATGAGATTAATAACTTCCTCTGTGTTCTGACTATCCCAACAGTCAGAGCCTGCCTCTCCCTGTGCCGCACCGCTCCAAAGGGACGGAATTGGCACCCCTACGCGCCCCCGTGAGTCACTGGGTGCTCATCGCCGCCTTTGCGGTTGCGGTCGCGTGTCTCTCACGGGTCGCGAGGAAGCGTCGGAGTTTATTCAAGAGGAGTGAGTAAACTCTCTCGCCACACTGAAACGCTCGCACATGGCAGGGGAAGGCTTGATATTTTGGACATAAACAATGGTCCAGAGTGAATCAATGCAAATGGCGAATAGAAAGAACAGTAGACAGTGAATTATAGCTTACACTAAATGACCCTTGAACACACAAAGGCTGCTCAAATTGCACCGAATAAATAGGCCTTTATATTTTTTGGGTGAAGTAACTAACGGCTGTTCAAATGTCCAATGTTAAATTCATAGGTTTAAAAATTTCCTTTTGAGTGGGTAGTAGTGGCAATATAAGATAAATCCATTAGACACACCATTTCTCCTCAGCAGTTGTCTGAACACAACTGTCAGTTGACCCTGTGGTCTGAAACAAGGTCAACATGTATCTAAAGTCCCCTGGATTCCTTTCAGGTTAGCTGTTTCAGTGCCGTGACTCACAGGAGGTCTGGGGTTATATCTTGACTTTAACATTTCTTTTTACATGCATAGTCACCTGAAAGGACTTTCAAACCATTTCCACTAGCAAATTCCACCAAAATCTGAGCAACAACCACAGCTCACACCTATCAACAATGAATTCTTTCTTACTTCCCTTATAAATAAAACAGCCTCGGAGACTCAATATGGCAAGGCAACACAGCCATAATAAAGACTGAACTGAGTATTTTTAATTAAATAATTCCACTTGTCTTCACTGACGAACATGTGACTAGCCAGAGGCCATTGTGGATGCTGGGACATGCAGCTTGCAGGGAGGGACGCTGTCCACATGGGGACAGTGTCCACAGCCAAGTTTGATTGGGGTTCAGCCTGAGatgaacaataacatctcacCTTCAGAGAGGAACAGATAGTGAGTGCTGGAATACAGTTGAGGGGCTTCCCCAGTTCAGTTTGTTTTCGTGAATCATCATGTTCAGAGGTCAGTGTGGAGGAGGGCCCTGTCTTCCTGTGGATGGGTGGGGCTTACCAATTCCCTTTTATTGTAGAAACTGTGCACCTGTCATCTACTGAATGACATGGCTGCTCAG from Hypomesus transpacificus isolate Combined female chromosome 23, fHypTra1, whole genome shotgun sequence encodes:
- the LOC124485713 gene encoding uncharacterized protein LOC124485713, with amino-acid sequence MASCRRRCLHLLGIRALCIQGQAALEGYSASRARLHWRATLHPGPGCTGGLLCIQGQAALEGYSASRARLHWRATLHPGPGCTGGLLCIQGQAALEGYSASRARLHWRATLHPGPGCTGGLLCIQGQAALECYSASRARLHWRATLHPGPGCTGVLLCIQGQAALEGYSASRARLHWRATLHPGPGCTGGLLCIQGQAALEGYSASRARLHWRATLHPGPGCTGGLLCIQGLQRPS